TTGGAGACTATTGAAGATCGGTTAATTACCGACATTAAAGCTCACTATCACGAAGTAGCTGATTTGAACGGACGAGTTGACGTAACCGTTGACCAACTGACAGCCCTGCTAGGGGTATTTGATGAACCAACGATGGCTAAACAGATGGCGGTCCTTCTGGGTCCCAACGGTGATCGCTTATTTGAGGTCAAACTGACCAAGATGTTTTCCGCGATTTTTTACGGTTCAACTAAGTCAACCGTCAAGAAAACGGCAGGAACGGAATTAATCGAGCAATACCTCGCCAATTTATTCATTCAGACGATCCGTTACCAAACGTCACCGAACCGTTCACTATCCACGGAGAAACTGGCGCAGCAGTTGAACGACATTTATTTTAGAGGCTTTGTCACCTCGTTACATCGTGGATCTTAGGAATGAATCGTGCGTTCAGACTTCAATGTAAGCATACGTATTCTTAGGAATTAATTTCCGGTATCGATGAACAGTAAATCATTTGGATAAAGTCTCGTTATAGGCTTTGAAAGGATGACTTCTTTAGTCCCACTGAAGGAACTGTGATGAAGGAGACCGAGGTTGATACTCACCTGGCTAAGACCAACTTGAAGAAAGTTATCGTTAAAACGGTGGCTAGTTCCAAGACAACCACTATCATCTACTACTTAGCAACTAAGGGAAACGGTTAAGACTTCCGTCAATAACGGTGACTATTGCCAATGCCCAGTAGGCTAACTTTAATTAAAGATATGAATGTTTTATCAACCCATGTTAGTGAAGTAATCCGAGAGCTCAATTAATGTACGAATTGGATTCTTTTTCCGTTTTTGAACCTGATTTGAATTTGAAAGAGGCGAGAAGACTTGTTTTGCTAAAGAAGAATGGCTGAAGGGAAATTTGAGCACTCAAAAGAGGATAATCTGTGTAAGCTGACAATTGGGGAGAACCAGGAAAAAGTTCCCATTGATTTAATTTTTAGCAATGAGCAAGGGAAAGAAAATAGAGGAAAGATTATCAACACAAAACATTTAACCAATGTAATCCGTATCAGTCATTCAGGAGATGCTACAGTTTCATTAACTTTACTTTTGTTAAGCAAAATAATCCTCAATTGTCAAATCAAGTGCAACACTAAGAATCTATTCTTAGAAGTGGTCTAGTTGCTAAGCTAGTTCAGGCATTAGATCGGCTGGGCAACGATAGTTTAATGAACGCCGCAGCCGGTTGTTTAAGGTATCCTGAGCCAGCTGAATATCAATGAGTGAGGCCAAAACCAAGGATCTACCCTTCGGGAAGAACTCGCGCAAAAGGCCGTTAGTGTTCTCATTGGTTCCGCGTTCCCATGGTGAATAAGGATGGGCAAAGTAGATGTCCGTTCCCGCCACTTGGCTCAAGCTTGAGAACTCGGCACCGTTATCAAAAGTAATGGTTTTAAAGTACTCAGTTCCATAGTCATATAAGGTGTTCTGGAGGGCTTTCAAGCAAGTGTCGGCATGATAATTGGGAAGTTTAACGATGATTTCTAAACGACTAACACGTTCAGTCAAAGTCATTAATGCTGGCTCAGATTCAACTCGTTTACCTTTGACCAAGTCACCTTCCCAGTGTCCAAGCTCTTGACGTGCTTGAACCACAGTGGGACGCTCTTCGATTGAATGGCCCAGATTCTTCTTATTGATTCGGTGATGCTTTGTTCCGGGACGTTTGACTCGGCGACGGAGTTTAGCTGGTAGGTCTGAATTACGGATAGTTAAACGCTGGTCATCAATGTATCGATACACCGTCGGTGTTGAGGGACAGACAACTCCTGGGTAATTAGTCTTGAATTGGTGAACAAAAGTATCCACACTATGCATTCTGGGGCGAGCTTTTAAAGCTGTAACCAAAGCATTACAGAAGGTTTGACAGTGATCAAAGAGTCCACGATAACAGCTGTTTAGCCGGTGCTTACGATAAACTGCTTCGCCAGTTTCCGCCAGATATGACTGTTCGAAGATACGAGTATTAGCGTTAATCTGTGTTGTTGTCCCCCGTCTTAATTCACGCGAAATCGTACTGGGATTACGATGAAGAGCCTTGGCAATCCGGCGGATGGACCAATCTAAGCCCCTTAGGGCTTCAATTCGACCACGTTCAGCTAAATTGAGTTGGTGATACTGATTAGATATGATATTCTTAATTCGGGTCATGAAGATACCTCTTTCTTGTTTGTGGTGAATTAAGAATAGGTCTTCATGGCCTTTTTGACTAGTCTGAATAAAGAACTGGTCTAGTAGAGCAGGTGTTGCACTTCAATTTTAAATCGAGGTAAGCAAAATAATCATGTTCAGGGAAAGTAAAGTTATGCCAACTGGTAGAAACGAAAGTAAAGTTATGACAGTCAAAAGGATATTTATTATTTCGTTTCACAAACACTTCCACAAAGCATATTTTTAAAAAGCGAACTTTCAGCTAAGCGCAGTCGATAATCAATCAGCTTTATTCTCATTATAATTTTTGTGTTGCTTATAATCGAAGGGCTTAGTCTGTTCAATACTCCCACCTGGTGACTTAACTGTTGCAAATCATTGGATCTTTTAATACTCCGGTGAACTATAAGATGAGTGAAGCTACCGTTCTGAATCCGATATTTAAAAATATTTTTTCAAGATAAATGCTGATTCATCAGCGTTTTATACAATCAAAAAGATCGAGCCAACAAAAAAGTTGCAGTTTTGGGTTGACTATAATCGAATGACCGTTTATTATACAGACATGCGATATAAAGATAA
Above is a window of Levilactobacillus zymae DNA encoding:
- a CDS encoding TetR/AcrR family transcriptional regulator, with the translated sequence MYSKKQAATKNQFETALLQLLTVKKFETITVRDVTEAMHYDRSSFYRYYDDKYALLETIEDRLITDIKAHYHEVADLNGRVDVTVDQLTALLGVFDEPTMAKQMAVLLGPNGDRLFEVKLTKMFSAIFYGSTKSTVKKTAGTELIEQYLANLFIQTIRYQTSPNRSLSTEKLAQQLNDIYFRGFVTSLHRGS
- a CDS encoding IS30 family transposase, whose translation is MTRIKNIISNQYHQLNLAERGRIEALRGLDWSIRRIAKALHRNPSTISRELRRGTTTQINANTRIFEQSYLAETGEAVYRKHRLNSCYRGLFDHCQTFCNALVTALKARPRMHSVDTFVHQFKTNYPGVVCPSTPTVYRYIDDQRLTIRNSDLPAKLRRRVKRPGTKHHRINKKNLGHSIEERPTVVQARQELGHWEGDLVKGKRVESEPALMTLTERVSRLEIIVKLPNYHADTCLKALQNTLYDYGTEYFKTITFDNGAEFSSLSQVAGTDIYFAHPYSPWERGTNENTNGLLREFFPKGRSLVLASLIDIQLAQDTLNNRLRRSLNYRCPADLMPELA